One Maniola jurtina chromosome 24, ilManJurt1.1, whole genome shotgun sequence DNA window includes the following coding sequences:
- the LOC123877703 gene encoding uncharacterized protein LOC123877703 → MEETGVPESRAAYIERKRAELKRFFGGNFPQNVIDKAIENELKPLIDGEVDKGRPYIAASAPGPVKSEYEVMTGQPFTKVGDHNEPLTTEKIKEMLKDNPILEEKAKQIQIFINSDTNNKDIVVPLNQIKILDYADMKAELDSAEGDVEKIKRIKYRNMQVLMNAAVDYKDKSNLGDIKLTEQEEENDEESDDEEFEKIDKAVTKYTNKSYETRFRETKEMLRQLADSYEEPDSTQNNKNKPSKLKLEEHPILKEASSCLIKGRRQNTAFEEIKESYAINEVLNISLKANPVALEISRDAKEEIDSNKEDKYFADEEVCSKSFEGKLKDTEKALQEIDLILTANNDETKINPNDSNISDVFESADEDESLDSKIEDMKLIQQNNKLKFDEKIETTLHNTLQTIFESKNSDNTENNELEFKEMKALARNIVEGAESLKTFIKEDITNKLNSMNELLNDVNAALENSRKSNIAYQKMKEEGEAYQKTMAEGGVKKRVKEIEACQIEELHSDIHRNVKPNDNEKESVSLLDIDGIHNAISNLNEEIKCHENRINKSKANYEMRNKECQDFIKEVDVILRKSQEVLHPKATNVNNDKLKGESNKSGNNQESDSEKACDTNYTKSVKEGKGKDQTNKKLADFNQQELDRSKRIDNLLYDIKDKMKDNKEVLRLANNLLRREENKKNPLTTSTIQEIPFIENDEKAKGDYVDNNQLLEENKDEFEMSCMPPLEDKAKEDEEEKRKAEAEKKKQREFQIKIEKELEVMNRGPRMTKEFIKNHCKQHKLYSTPYLNDILYLHFKGFSKIENLEEYTGLKCIFLENNGIQRIEGLDTLSELKCLYLHYNVIRKIENLQGCPKLDTLNLDHNFVTKIENLDVVPDLHTLSMAHNMMSSVDDLEQLRYCRNLSVVDLSYNRLEDPLIVDVLADMAILKVLVLTGNPVVRNIPAYRKTLTLRLKELLNLDNRPVFPRDRACAEAWQRGGVQEEIAERRRWIERDQEKVMQSVRYLIKMRDENRAKREAREQEEREKLGLPPVVMKEEDEDKETKVTGSKEGSSTELVKTKEGVVEDMLSGSEADDSTSDSSSGSDSDGKDEDGETIKVEWSQVDRGKRLIQELKEEQPIEDQWAGFMAGSTVSGDKNFMSDLNAINDLLFKQETHADKKKMSTILEERKNKPSNDDAKLSESNTESLTSQEAKRKPIIEILEEYTNKSLLNDRDVEENEDNKTNKGIIEDGNLIIDLNKKLAFEKETNDILKDTNIEQSNVSDRRSRKLKVVPIKEANGPKDNNETERNNKKEKKNGKGSTETDGKQGNQVQAKPSTSSQSTGQSHQSSTQGDGDGEFINYRNRKKSSAIYDEEDPELQPSAEDLEIFAELERNELEKEARVARGEPAIDPMKLYDRKTMEAYHKAQEPEQAHALTQKQYVTTYKTDNAFDRAALSQLIACDNPDENKVKLTHVPGAVLLQYVDQQTPTEVEYAIGEEKIQSAPSSPDTESIDISSDTDTSSSETELQSTKQSTKQTKTRPPTAKSKHDGEDKSKDAVKCNNDKETSERKHGSEKQYKHKSYEGVSGSKSGHYEKEHKSNDIRSNVKEVNEEPPAQYYGSNNNMCSSSSNARMSHVDRSDAKRCIIDTINSYGDERFPSQGVNYSNMDENARIEDSVATEILNKTLKYEEQELYRQMDVVTSHASRVDNQTNAIIEQISDELEHECTLPEVSRILEAHVGDVEQRWRMELYENYIPSPDDSIADDDEATLVESHEGSVSEDTFTEDDGKERPVGAEANDSGICNEYNDNDKVIDKINHDKTTKESDDKDKVTEKPNNRNKVTENQTCSNDKSNNVDKGMKDKREESGDKDNVETDKFNDENKGTEVLTDTKVKSNDMNKGTDDRRNEDDRRKISKESDEKIKETDPSVKTIDVRANISADDEIFEDCVDDIDEINTGDEEDFQRVDENYTLEMKLALGINMDT, encoded by the exons ATGGAAGAAACTGGTGTCCCGGAGAGTCGCGCTGCATATATAGAGCGTAAACGAGCTGAACTCAAACGATTCTTTGGTGGCAATTTCCCTCAGAACGTGATAGATAAGGCGATAGAAAATGAGCTTAAACCACTCATTGATGGAGAAGTGGACAAAGGTAGACCTTATATAGCTGCATCTGCACCTGGACCTGTCAAATCTGAGTATGAAGTAATGACAGGGCAACCATTCACGAAAGTAGGCGATCACAATGAGCCTTTGACCACTGAGAAAATCAAGGAGATGCTTAAAGATAACCCTATCCTTGAAGAAAAAGCTAAAcaaatacagatttttataaattcagaCACTAATAACAAAGATATTGTGGTACCATTaaatcaaataaagattttagaCTACGCCGATATGAAAGCAGAACTAGATTCAGCAGAAGGTgatgttgaaaaaataaaaaggatcAAATATAGAAATATGCAAGTTTTGATGAATGCTGCCGTTGATTATAAAGATAAAAGTAATTTAGGAGATATAAAACTAACTGAACAAGAAGAGGAAAATGATGAAGAAAGTGACGATGAAGAATTTGAAAAAATAGATAAGGCTGTAACGAAATACACTAATAAATCTTACGAAACAAGATTTCGAGAGACTAAAGAAATGCTGCGACAGCTAGCGGATAGTTATGAAGAACCCGACagtacacaaaataataaaaacaaacccAGCAAGTTGAAATTGGAAGAACATCCTATATTAAAGGAAGCATCATCATGCCTGATTAAAGGTAGAAGACAAAATACTGCTTTTgaagaaattaaagaaagtTATGCAATTAATGAAGTTCTGAATATATCTTTAAAAGCTAATCCAGTGGCATTAGAGATCAGTAGAGACGCTAAAGAAGAAATAGATAGTAATAAAGAAGACAAATACTTTGCAGATGAAGAAGTTTGCTCAAAAAGTTTTGAAGGAAAGCTCAAGGACACAGAAAAGGCTTTACAAGAAATAGATCTTATTTTAACTGCAAATAATGATGAAACTAAAATTAATCCTAATGATAGTAATATATCTGATGTGTTTGAATCGGCCGATGAGGATGAGTCATTGGATAGCAAAATTGAAGATATGAAAttaattcaacaaaataacaaaCTAAAATTTGATGAAAAAATCGAAACGACATTACATAATACTTTGCAAACAATATTTGAATCAAAAAACAGTGATAATACAGAAAATAATGAGCTTGAGTTTAAAGAAATGAAAGCCCTCGCACGCAATATTGTAGAAGGCGCTGAAagcttaaaaacatttattaaagaggatataacaaacaaattaaacagCATGAACGAATTACTGAATGATGTTAATGCAGCTTTAGAAAATTCTAGAAAATCTAATATTGCTTATCAAAAAATGAAGGAAGAAGGTGAAGCTTATCAAAAAACAATGGCAGAAGGGGGTGTCAAGAAACGTGTAAAAGAAATTGAAGCTTGTCAAATAGAAGAACTACATAGTGATATTCACCGGAACGTAAAACCTAATGACAATGAAAAAGAAAGTGTTTCTCTTCTAGATATAGATGGTATACATAACGCTATCTCTAATCTCAATGAAGAAATAAAATGTCACGAAAATAGGATTAATAAAAGTAAAGCAAACTATGAAATGAGAAACAAAGAGTGTCAAGATTTTATAAAAGAAGTTGATGTCATTTTACGAAAATCTCAAGAAGTCCTTCATCCTAAAGCGACAAATGTGAATAACGATAAATTAAAAGGCGAGTCAAATAAAAGTGGCAATAATCAAGAAAgtgattctgaaaaagcttgtgacactaattatacaaaatcaGTGAAAGAAGGTAAAGGTAAGGATCAAACAAACAAGAAATTAGCTGACTTTAACCAACAAGAACTAGATAGGAGCAAGAGAATAGATAATCTGTTATACGATATTAAAGATAAAATGAAGGACAATAAAGAGGTGTTACGCCtagcaaataatttattacgGCGTGAAGAAAATAAGAAGAATCCACTAACAACTTCTACGATACAGGAGATACCTTTTATTGAAAACGATGAAAAAGCCAAGGGCGATTATGTTGACAATAACCAATTGTTAGAAGAAAATAAAGATGAATTTGAAATGTCTTGCATGCCACCACTGGAGGATAAAG CTAAAGAAgatgaagaagaaaaaagaaaagcaGAAGCTGAGAAGAAGAAGCAAAGGGAGTTCCAGATTAAAATAGAGAAGGAATTGGAAGTAATGAACCGAGGTCCGCGAATGACGAAGGAGTTTATAAAGAACCATTGCAAGCAGCACAAGTTGTACTCCACGCCATATTTGAACGATATTTTGTATTTGCATTTTAAA ggattttcgaaaatcgaGAACTTAGAAGAATACACTGGTCTCAAATGCATATTCCTGGAAAACAATGGAATACAAAGAATCGAAGGGCTTGATACTCTATCCGAACTTAAATGCCTATACCTCCATTATAACGTGATTAGGAAGATTGAGAACTTGCAAGGCTGCCCTAAGTTGGATACTTTGAATTTGGATCACAACTTTGTGACAAAGATTGAGAATTTGGATGTCGTACCAGATTTGCATACGTTGAGTATGGCTCATAATATGATGTCAAGCGTTG ATGACTTGGAACAGCTCAGATACTGCAGGAATCTGTCAGTTGTGGACCTGTCCTACAATCGACTTGAAGATCCTCTAATAGTCGATGTGTTAGCGGATATGGCCATTCTTAAAG TTCTCGTATTAACTGGCAACCCGGTGGTACGCAATATCCCGGCGTACCGCAAAACGCTGACGCTGCGTCTCAAGGAGTTGCTGAACCTCGACAACCGGCCCGTGTTCCCAAGAGACCGCGCCTGCGCAGAAGCGTGGCAAAGAGGAGGCGTGCAGGAGGAAATTGCTGAGAGACGCCG TTGGATAGAGAGAGATCAAGAGAAGGTGATGCAGAGCGTCCGCTACCTCATCAAGATGAGAGATGAGAACCGCGCTAAGAGGGAAGCTCGTGAGCAAGAGGAGAGGGAGAAATTGGGCCTTCCTCCCGTCGTCATGAAG GAAGAAGATGAAGATAAAGAGACTAAAGTAACTGGAAGCAAAGAGGGTAGTTCAACAGAATTGGTCAAAACTAAAGAAGGTGTAGTAGAAGACATGCTGTCAGGATCCGAAGCCGATGACTCCACCAGCGACAGCTCCAGTGGGAGTGACTCTGATGGGAAAGACGAAG ACGGAGAAACAATAAAAGTAGAATGGTCACAAGTGGACAGAGGCAAGCGATTGATTCAAGAGCTGAAAGAGGAACAGCCGATTGAAGACCAGTGGGCTGGATTTATGGCAGGATCGACTGTTTCTGGAGacaa AAATTTTATGTCAGATTTAAATGCAATCAACGATTTACTGTTTAAACAAGAAACGCATGCAGATAAAAAGAAAATGTCTACAATTTTAGAAG AGCGCAAAAATAAACCTTCAAATGATGATGCTAAACTATCAGAAAGCAATACCGAATCTCTGACATCACAAGAAGCTAAAAGAAAACCAATTATTGAAATACTCGAGGAATATACCAATAAATCTCTACTAAATGATCGTGATGTCGAAGAAAATGAAgacaataaaacaaataaaggcATTATTGAGGACGGGAACCTTATTAtagatttaaacaaaaaacttgCTTTTGAAAAGGAAACCAATGACATACTTAAAGATACAAATATAGAACAGTCAAATGTTAGTGACCGACGTAGTAGAAAACtaaaagttgtacctattaaagAGGCCAATGGACCTAAAGATAACAATGAAACGgagagaaataataaaaaagaaaaaaagaatggTAAAGGTTCTACTGAAACTGACGGTAAACAAGGTAATCAAGTACAAGCAAAACCGAGCACTAGTTCACAATCAACTGGACAATCTCATCAAAGTT CAACACAAGGCGATGGCGACGGGGAGTTCATAAACTACAGGAACCGCAAGAAGTCCAGCGCGATCTATGATGAAGAGGATCCAGAGCTGCAGCCCAGCGCTGAGGACCTGGAGATCTTCGCTGAGCTGGAGAGGAATGAGTTGGAAAAGGAAGCCAGGGTCGCGAGAGGAGAACCTGCTATTGATCCGATG AAACTGTACGACCGCAAGACGATGGAAGCATACCACAAGGCTCAGGAACCGGAGCAGGCGCATGCACTTACGCAGAAACAATATGTGACCACTTACAAGACTGATAACGCCTTCGACCGAGCAGCGCTGAGCCAGCTCATTGCGTGCGACAACCCTG ATGAAAATAAAGTGAAACTGACTCACGTGCCGGGAGCAGTGTTGTTACAGTACGTCGATCAGCAGACGCCAACTGAAGTGGAGTACGCGATAGGAGAGGAGAAGATACAGTCAGCCC CATCTTCACCAGATACGGAATCTATAGACATCTCAAGCGATACTGACACAAGTAGCTCTGAAACTGAGTTGCAATCTACGAAGCAatcaacaaaacaaactaaaaccAGACCGCCTACAGCCAAATCCAAACATGATGGAGAAGATAAATCGAAAGATGCTGTTAAATGTAATAATGATAAAGAAACTTCAGAAAGAAAACATGGAAGTGAAAAGCAATACAAACACAAAAGTTACGAAGGAGTGTCAGGAAGCAAAAGTGGACATTATGAAAAGGAACATAAATCTAATGATATTCGATCAAATGTTAAGGAAG TAAACGAAGAACCACCTGCACAATACTATGGCTCTAACAATAATATGTGTAGTTCATCATCTAACGCGCGAATGAGTCACGTGGATCGTTCTGATGCAAAAAGATGTATTATTGATACTATCAACTCATACGGCGATGAAAGATTCCCTTCTCAAG GTGTCAATTATTCGAATATGGATGAAAACGCACGCATAGAAGATTCCGTGGCTACAGAAATATTGAATAAAACGCTCAAGTACGAAGAACAAGAGCTGTACAGACAGATGGATGTGGTGACGTCACATGCGAGTCGAGTGGATAACCAGACGAACGCTATTATTGAACAGATTTCTGACGAACTTGAACATGAATGCACT TTGCCAGAAGTATCTCGAATACTAGAAGCACACGTAGGAGACGTCGAACAAAGATGGAggatggaactgtatgaaaattACATTCCTTCACCAGACGACTCAATAGCAGATGATGATGAAGCTACCTTAGTAGAAAGTCATGAAGGTTCAGTGTCAGAAGACACTTTTACAGAAGACGATGGTAAAGAAAGACCGGTTGGCGCAGAAGCTAATGATTCTGGGATTTGTAACGAATATAATGATAACGACAAAGTTATTGATAAGATTAATCATGATAAAACAACAAAAGAATCGGATGACAAAGATAAAGTTACAGAAAAACCCAATAATAGAAATAAAGTAACCGAAAATCAAACGTGTAGTAACGATAAGTCAAATAACGTAGATAAAGGAATGAAAGACAAACGTGAAGAATCTGGTGACAAAGATAATGTTGAAACAGATAAATTCAATGACGAAAATAAAGGTACCGAAGTTCTAACAGACACTAAAGTTAAATCAAATGACATGAATAAAGGAACGGACGATAGACGTAATGAAGATGACAGACGTAAAATAAGCAAAGAATCTgatgaaaaaattaaagaaaccgATCCAAGTGTTAAGACTATTGATGTTCGCGCAAATATTTCAGCTGACGATGAAATCTTTGAAGATTGTGTCGATGATATAGATGAAATTAATACTGGAGATGAAGAGGATTTCCAACGTGTCGATGAGAATTACACTTTGGAAATGAAATTAGCACTAGGAATTAATATGGACACATAG
- the LOC123877708 gene encoding nuclear hormone receptor HR96, whose protein sequence is MDTTSENNVKTEDANSPKKDMPLNLQKICLVCGDKALGYNFNAISCESCKAFFRRNALTNKEFKCPFSNNCEVTVVTRRFCQKCRLEKCLSVGMVKEFIMSEEDKAEKRRKIEENRAKKRQLNDSDDSVSSSKNFRRDDELNYVPPMHDTGLQYNVLNSTTCSPHSTVHSPLNTDLDNTMSTAVYNQYVPVQSTEQPYTMKVYPIDEKSIINRAVYDQRVVELGYSNVCDSMDSMYEPPKQNSIRSILTNGDTACTNEVEDKNQSHVCEEMPSTSNNPDVNKARDILQDVERIEPNSMESILCEAIKLEFEAYTSVGSCSGSSRELNEVERAKLNELIVANKALHAPIDDDLSQLIGEVTSAGLKDGNGKHDPMLITIVNLTAVAIRRLIKIAKKINAFKNMCEEDQIALLKGGCIEMMVLRSTMTYDGQRNQWKLPHSHEQYGTIQTDVLKLAKGNIYRSHEQFIRSFDPRWRTDEHIILIMSAILLFTPDRAKVVHRDVIKLEQNSYYYLLRRYLESVYPGCEAKSTFLKLIQKILELRKFAEEVTGVYLDVHPIEPLLMEIFDLKHHAA, encoded by the exons ATGGACACTACAAGTGAGAATAATGTTAAAACGGAGGACGCGAACAGCCCGAAGAAGGATATGCCCttgaatttgcaaaaaatatGCCTCGTTTGTGGAGATAAGGCCCTCGGTTACAACTTCAACGCAATTTCGTGCGAGAGCTGCAAGGCTTTCTTCCGACGAAACGCATTAACTAACAAGGAATTTAAATGCCCTTTCTCAAACAACTGTGAGGTCACTGTTGTAACCCGCAGGTTCTGTCAGAAATGTAGGTTAGAGAAATGCTTATCAGTTGGTATGGTGAAAGAGTTTATCATGTCAGAGGAAGATAAAGCTGAGAAGAGACGGAAGATCGAGGAAAATCGAGCGAAGAAACGTCAATTAAACGATTCTGATGACTCTGTATCTAGTTCTAAGAACTTTAGACGAGACGATGAGTTAAATTATGTTCCGCCTATGCATGATACAG GTCTCCAATACAATGTACTAAACAGTACAACATGTAGCCCACACAGCACCGTCCACTCTCCTCTAAACACTGACTTAGATAATACAATGAGTACAGCTGTCTACAACCAGTATGTACCCGTCCAGAGCACCGAACAACCCTATACTATGAAGGTTTACCCCATTGATGAGAAGAGTATCATCAACAGGGCCGTGTATGATCAGAGGGTGGTGGAACTGGGCTACAGCAATGTATGTGACAGCATGGATAGCATGTATGAGCCACCCAAACAGAATAGTATACG ATCAATCCTAACGAATGGCGACACAGCGTGTACGAACGAAGTAGAGGACAAGAACCAGAGCCACGTGTGTGAAGAGATGCCCTCCACCAGCAACAACCCTGATGTGAACAAGGCAAGGGACATTCTGCAGGACGTTGAGAG GATAGAACCGAACTCAATGGAGTCAATTCTATGTGAGGCGATAAAACTAGAGTTCGAAGCGTACACATCTGTTGGCAGCTGTAGTGGTTCTTCACGAGAACTCAATGAG GTGGAGCGAGCAAAGCTGAATGAACTGATAGTGGCTAACAAGGCTCTGCACGCGCCAATCGATGACGACCTATCGCAACTCATCGGCGAAGTAACTTCTGCAGGACTAAAG GACGGTAACGGCAAGCACGATCCAATGTTAATAACCATAGTGAATCTAACAGCCGTCGCCATACGAAGGCTGATCAAAATCGCTAAGAAAATTAACGCGTTTAAGAACATGTGCGAAGAAGATCAG attgCTTTGTTAAAAGGCGGTTGTATAGAAATGATGGTTCTTCGGAGTACAATGACGTATGACGGACAACGAAATCAGTGGAAG CTACCTCACAGTCATGAACAATACGGAACCATACAGACAGACGTGCTCAAACTCGCGAAAGGCAACATATATCGCTCACACGAACAGTTCATCCGCTCGTTcgatccaagatggcggaccgACGAGCACATTATACTCatcatgtccgccatcttgctGTTCACGCCCGACAGGGCTAAGGTGGTGCATCGTGACGTCATCAAACTTGAACAG AATTCGTACTACTACCTCTTACGTCGCTACCTCGAGAGCGTGTACCCTGGCTGCGAAGCCAAGTCCACGTTCCTCAAGCTCATCCAGAAGATCCTGGAGCTGAGGAAGTTCGCGGAGGAGGTGACGGGCGTGTACCTGGACGTGCACCCCATCGAGCCGCTGCTGATGGAGATCTTCGACCTCAAGCACCACGCCGCATGA
- the LOC123877710 gene encoding TBC1 domain family member 7 isoform X2: protein MPTMTDERNFRSSYYEKVGCRGVEEKKSLEILMKEKPWDRVKLKQFCLRFTVPAAYRNLVWKVLLDILPVYPDSHQFVSEQRTDQYNDLLYAVESLEMVDMKAPRSEILMAMWLLELEERKPPKFPETNYCSSDTFIPIANTLLQLYDNEVDVYWLCKSLTEIVRNMQKDLHKLKEAFHTMLEKEDQELYKIWDKICSGAPKILSFVAVMLVVTLRRNILKAKTEEEVLKCVSEIPEQCEEVVANKAIELWQYYAQPQNDQLAKK from the exons ATGCCCACAATGACTGACGAAAGAAACTTCCGATCGTCCTACTACGAAAAAGTGGGATGCCGCGGTGTGGAAGAGAAGAAATCTTTGGAAATCCTAATGAAAGAGAAGCCATGGGACAGGGTTAAGCTGAAACAGTTCTGTTTACGATTCACCGTGCCCGCTGCGTACAGAAACTTGGTATGGAAAGTGCTCCTCg ACATCCTCCCAGTATACCCAGACTCGCACCAGTTTGTGTCGGAGCAGCGCACCGACCAGTACAATGACCTGCTGTATGCCGTGGAGTCACTGGAGATGGTGGACATGAAGGCTCCGAGGAGCGAGATCCTGATGGCCATGTGGTTGTTAGAACTAGAGGAACGGAAACCACCCAAGTTTCCTGAAACTAATTATTGT TCATCAGACACTTTCATCCCAATAGCCAACACACTTCTGCAGCTGTATGACAACGAGGTGGATGTGTACTGGCTGTGCAAGTCCCTTACTGAGATAGTGCGGAACATGCAGAAAGACTTGCACAAACTGAAGGAGGCCTTCCATACTATGCTGGAGAAAGAGGACCAGGAGCTTTATAA GATATGGGATAAGATATGCAGCGGCGCTCCAAAAATCCTGTCTTTCGTGGCTGTGATGCTGGTGGTGACTCTAAGGAGGAACATATTGAAGGCCAAGACGGAGGAAGAAGTGCTCAAGTGCGTTTCTGAG attccAGAGCAATGTGAAGAGGTAGTGGCGAACAAGGCGATCGAGCTGTGGCAGTACTACGCTCAGCCTCAGAACGATCAGCTCGCCAAGAAATGA
- the LOC123877710 gene encoding TBC1 domain family member 7 isoform X1 has product MPTMTDERNFRSSYYEKVGCRGVEEKKSLEILMKEKPWDRVKLKQFCLRFTVPAAYRNLVWKVLLDILPVYPDSHQFVSEQRTDQYNDLLYAVESLEMVDMKAPRSEILMAMWLLELEERKPPKFPETNYCSSDTFIPIANTLLQLYDNEVDVYWLCKSLTEIVRNMQKDLHKLKEAFHTMLEKEDQELYNHLVEIKALEVLPLTKWFNCCFAGVIDDTSLTKIWDKICSGAPKILSFVAVMLVVTLRRNILKAKTEEEVLKCVSEIPEQCEEVVANKAIELWQYYAQPQNDQLAKK; this is encoded by the exons ATGCCCACAATGACTGACGAAAGAAACTTCCGATCGTCCTACTACGAAAAAGTGGGATGCCGCGGTGTGGAAGAGAAGAAATCTTTGGAAATCCTAATGAAAGAGAAGCCATGGGACAGGGTTAAGCTGAAACAGTTCTGTTTACGATTCACCGTGCCCGCTGCGTACAGAAACTTGGTATGGAAAGTGCTCCTCg ACATCCTCCCAGTATACCCAGACTCGCACCAGTTTGTGTCGGAGCAGCGCACCGACCAGTACAATGACCTGCTGTATGCCGTGGAGTCACTGGAGATGGTGGACATGAAGGCTCCGAGGAGCGAGATCCTGATGGCCATGTGGTTGTTAGAACTAGAGGAACGGAAACCACCCAAGTTTCCTGAAACTAATTATTGT TCATCAGACACTTTCATCCCAATAGCCAACACACTTCTGCAGCTGTATGACAACGAGGTGGATGTGTACTGGCTGTGCAAGTCCCTTACTGAGATAGTGCGGAACATGCAGAAAGACTTGCACAAACTGAAGGAGGCCTTCCATACTATGCTGGAGAAAGAGGACCAGGAGCTTTATAA CCACCTAGTGGAAATCAAAGCTCTGGAAGTGCTCCCACTGACTAAATGGTTCAACTGCTGCTTTGCTGGTGTTATAGATGACACTTCTCTAACCAA GATATGGGATAAGATATGCAGCGGCGCTCCAAAAATCCTGTCTTTCGTGGCTGTGATGCTGGTGGTGACTCTAAGGAGGAACATATTGAAGGCCAAGACGGAGGAAGAAGTGCTCAAGTGCGTTTCTGAG attccAGAGCAATGTGAAGAGGTAGTGGCGAACAAGGCGATCGAGCTGTGGCAGTACTACGCTCAGCCTCAGAACGATCAGCTCGCCAAGAAATGA